From Novipirellula artificiosorum, the proteins below share one genomic window:
- a CDS encoding SAM-dependent methyltransferase: MNAESTPGPTFTMICCAHGAEPLVKESIAGEGWRLAFSRPGFVTAKHDERVPTPSGTFIRTAATSIGQARSPNASELLESLRKSLADHYPAEHRFDQLHVWPKDRAPIGRFDFEPGVDEVSRAVAAEIYAALSPDHLRCDAANRVAQPGERVLDVVLVEPAHWFFGTHVASTWPTRWPGGIQPMDLAEEPVSRAYYKAAEAIQWSGFPIQRGDLAAEIGAAPGGACGRLLELGLKVIGIDPAEMDPRISEHPHFRYIQARAGDLPRKDFRGVKWILVDSNVKPEQTLVTVGNIVTSRYSDVRGLLITLKLGDYKAAKKIDQWQQTVETWNPKAIQVRQLARNRCEVCFAVRMK; encoded by the coding sequence ATGAACGCCGAATCGACCCCTGGTCCGACATTTACGATGATCTGCTGTGCCCACGGTGCCGAACCGCTGGTGAAAGAGTCGATCGCGGGTGAAGGATGGCGACTGGCGTTTTCGCGGCCCGGTTTTGTCACCGCCAAACATGATGAACGTGTCCCCACCCCCTCGGGCACTTTCATTCGCACCGCCGCGACGTCGATCGGGCAAGCCCGCAGCCCGAATGCGAGTGAACTTCTCGAATCGTTGCGGAAGTCGCTCGCCGACCACTACCCGGCGGAGCATCGCTTCGACCAACTTCACGTTTGGCCCAAGGATCGCGCCCCGATTGGACGGTTCGATTTCGAGCCTGGTGTCGATGAGGTTTCCAGAGCGGTTGCCGCTGAAATCTACGCGGCCTTGTCGCCGGACCACTTGCGTTGCGACGCAGCCAACCGAGTCGCGCAGCCGGGTGAACGTGTATTGGATGTGGTCTTGGTCGAGCCCGCGCATTGGTTCTTCGGCACCCACGTTGCCTCAACTTGGCCCACCCGGTGGCCAGGTGGAATTCAGCCAATGGACTTGGCGGAAGAGCCGGTATCGCGAGCATACTACAAAGCCGCCGAAGCGATCCAATGGAGCGGTTTTCCGATTCAACGAGGTGATTTGGCGGCGGAAATTGGTGCCGCCCCCGGTGGGGCATGCGGTCGATTGCTCGAACTCGGTTTGAAAGTCATTGGAATTGATCCTGCGGAGATGGACCCCCGAATCAGCGAGCATCCCCATTTTCGGTACATCCAAGCCCGTGCCGGCGATTTGCCTCGCAAAGACTTTCGGGGCGTGAAATGGATTTTAGTCGATTCGAACGTGAAGCCCGAGCAAACGCTTGTCACGGTGGGCAATATCGTCACCAGTCGTTACAGCGACGTACGAGGACTGTTGATCACGTTGAAATTGGGCGACTACAAGGCGGCCAAGAAGATCGATCAGTGGCAGCAGACCGTCGAGACATGGAACCCCAAAGCGATCCAAGTTCGCCAATTGGCTCGGAACCGCTGCGAGGTTTGTTTTGCAGTCAGGATGAAGTAG
- the rimI gene encoding ribosomal protein S18-alanine N-acetyltransferase, with protein MIRRDMPAVLGIENRSFEFSWTEEDFIRCLRQRNCIGMVAEIDDQVVGFMIYELHKNRLHILNFAVHPDARRKGVANSMVNKLLGKLSQERRNRIMLEVRETNLEAQLFFKKIGFRAISVLRDFYEDTVEDAYLMQYRYAPTAEELAQPHNRISRMAG; from the coding sequence ATGATTCGTCGCGATATGCCGGCGGTTCTGGGAATTGAAAACCGGAGTTTCGAGTTTTCTTGGACTGAAGAAGATTTTATTCGCTGTCTTCGCCAACGCAATTGCATTGGCATGGTTGCCGAAATCGATGATCAAGTCGTGGGGTTCATGATTTATGAATTGCACAAGAACCGGCTGCACATCTTGAACTTTGCGGTTCATCCAGATGCTCGCCGCAAGGGCGTCGCGAACTCCATGGTCAACAAGTTACTCGGCAAATTGTCGCAAGAACGGCGTAACCGAATCATGTTGGAAGTTCGCGAAACGAATCTCGAGGCGCAACTGTTTTTCAAGAAAATCGGTTTCCGCGCGATTTCGGTGCTGCGAGACTTCTATGAAGACACGGTCGAAGATGCGTACTTGATGCAGTACCGCTACGCACCAACGGCCGAGGAATTGGCACAGCCGCACAACCGGATTTCGCGGATGGCCGGTTAG
- a CDS encoding sodium ion-translocating decarboxylase subunit beta — MDIFLEFWKTTGFSAMTLGNAIMIVIGIAFITLAIKKDYEPLLLVPIGMGAVVGNIPVVQGMSMSVYDVHTWNFSDGEIGYVPGSVLSYIYFGVSWGLFPPLIFLGIGAMTDFSTMLSNPKLVLLGAAAQVGVFLTFLGAIYLGFTLKEAGAIGIIGGADGPTAIFLSSKLAPDLLGAIAIAAYSYMALVPVIQPPVMRLLTTRKERLIRMKPPRNVSKREKMFFPVAAFLIATLIAPGAIVLLGMLFFGNLLKESLVTERLANTARTAMIDVVTILLGFSVGASTQADTFLRPQSLLIFGLGALSFVVATAGGVLFAKFMNLFLTEKINPLVGAAGVSAVPDSARVVQMVGQQEDPHNFLLMHAMAPNVAGVIGSAIAAGVLWAVLP; from the coding sequence ATGGATATATTTCTCGAATTTTGGAAGACAACCGGTTTTTCGGCCATGACGCTGGGTAATGCGATCATGATCGTGATCGGTATCGCCTTCATCACCTTGGCCATCAAGAAAGACTACGAGCCGCTATTGCTCGTGCCGATCGGGATGGGAGCCGTCGTGGGCAATATCCCGGTGGTCCAGGGGATGTCGATGAGCGTGTACGACGTGCATACGTGGAACTTTAGCGATGGCGAAATCGGTTACGTTCCCGGCAGTGTCCTGAGCTACATTTACTTTGGCGTCAGTTGGGGACTGTTCCCGCCACTGATCTTTCTGGGGATCGGGGCGATGACCGATTTTTCGACCATGTTGTCCAACCCCAAACTGGTTTTGCTCGGTGCTGCGGCGCAGGTTGGCGTGTTCTTGACGTTTCTTGGAGCGATCTACCTCGGCTTCACCTTGAAGGAAGCGGGAGCGATTGGGATCATCGGTGGTGCGGACGGCCCGACCGCAATTTTTCTTTCCTCAAAACTTGCTCCCGATCTGCTCGGCGCGATTGCCATCGCGGCCTATTCCTACATGGCACTGGTTCCGGTGATCCAACCGCCGGTGATGCGACTGTTGACCACTCGCAAAGAACGGCTGATCCGCATGAAGCCACCGCGAAACGTGTCGAAACGCGAGAAGATGTTTTTCCCTGTGGCTGCATTCTTAATCGCGACGTTGATTGCGCCGGGGGCGATCGTCTTGTTGGGCATGCTGTTCTTCGGCAACCTACTCAAAGAAAGCTTGGTGACCGAACGGCTTGCCAACACGGCTCGCACCGCGATGATCGATGTGGTCACCATTTTGCTGGGATTTTCCGTTGGAGCCAGCACTCAAGCCGATACGTTCTTGCGTCCTCAATCCTTATTGATTTTTGGACTCGGGGCGCTTTCGTTTGTTGTCGCCACAGCGGGTGGCGTGCTATTCGCCAAGTTCATGAATCTGTTCTTGACCGAAAAGATCAACCCCTTGGTCGGAGCCGCAGGAGTATCAGCCGTTCCCGACTCCGCTCGGGTGGTCCAAATGGTTGGCCAACAAGAAGATCCTCACAACTTTTTGTTGATGCATGCGATGGCACCCAATGTTGCCGGTGTGATCGGATCTGCGATCGCCGCCGGCGTGTTGTGGGCCGTGTTGCCTTAG
- a CDS encoding ROK family protein, which translates to MSFFVGIDVGGTTSTVAIGNDRREVVRISDQFATRAIEGPTATIEDIAVNLEKELKQLGGSLSDVSSTVIATPGPATLDGVLRPSPNLRHPEWVNCGIREQLQTRLSRDGGPVPVWYLGDGQAAALGEYVVRTKKLAWPSAPPLDPNDHQPDNLESLFFVAVGTGLGGGEVADGKVVRGCEGRAGHAGHLFLPHDAFRYDHDRQLKVGNALSTAESAISLTALTHQLEYRLALPQWKEHPLNFQEGTIKDKARKLREYAAAGDALSIQLFDDQAAALGIAMLVVNYIGDLGLLVIGGGVCDLSAEMRERYARIAEESYKKHALDGFRNLPGFAFSQCGDQASVIGALAEAYETAQASA; encoded by the coding sequence GTGTCTTTTTTTGTTGGGATTGATGTCGGAGGCACCACTTCGACCGTTGCGATCGGGAACGACCGTCGCGAAGTCGTGCGGATCTCGGATCAGTTTGCGACCCGTGCCATCGAAGGCCCCACGGCGACCATCGAAGACATCGCGGTGAACCTCGAAAAGGAACTGAAGCAACTCGGCGGCTCGCTTTCGGACGTCAGCTCCACCGTCATTGCGACTCCGGGACCCGCGACGCTGGATGGGGTTTTGAGGCCAAGCCCGAATTTACGGCACCCCGAATGGGTGAATTGCGGGATTCGCGAACAACTTCAAACGCGGCTCTCGCGCGACGGTGGCCCCGTCCCGGTTTGGTACCTTGGCGACGGCCAAGCGGCAGCCTTGGGGGAATACGTCGTCCGAACAAAAAAGCTGGCGTGGCCGAGTGCCCCACCGCTTGATCCCAATGATCACCAACCGGATAACCTTGAATCATTGTTCTTTGTTGCGGTCGGCACCGGACTGGGCGGCGGCGAAGTCGCCGATGGCAAGGTGGTCCGCGGCTGCGAAGGACGCGCCGGACATGCAGGTCACCTGTTCTTACCCCACGATGCCTTTCGCTACGACCACGATCGCCAACTCAAAGTGGGCAACGCGCTGAGCACGGCCGAATCGGCGATCTCTTTGACCGCGCTGACGCATCAATTGGAGTACCGATTGGCGTTGCCTCAGTGGAAAGAGCATCCGCTTAATTTCCAGGAGGGCACGATCAAGGACAAGGCTCGCAAACTTCGTGAGTACGCGGCCGCGGGTGACGCGCTCTCGATTCAGTTGTTTGACGACCAAGCTGCGGCCTTGGGAATCGCGATGTTGGTCGTCAACTATATCGGCGACCTTGGGCTTTTGGTGATCGGTGGTGGTGTTTGTGATTTATCGGCGGAAATGCGCGAGCGTTACGCGAGAATCGCCGAAGAATCGTACAAGAAACACGCTCTCGACGGGTTCCGCAACCTGCCGGGCTTTGCCTTTTCGCAGTGTGGTGACCAAGCATCGGTGATTGGCGCGTTGGCAGAAGCGTATGAAACGGCCCAAGCATCCGCGTAG
- a CDS encoding OadG family protein: MASVTDMHVFLIADITRQGLTIAVAGMVIVGLALAFISLFIAALPQVLAAMGRLFPEQDDAHARRGHHERLEPHDEALYAAIGYALHMKHQEQLASKER; the protein is encoded by the coding sequence ATGGCGTCTGTTACCGACATGCATGTTTTTCTGATCGCGGACATCACCCGTCAAGGTTTGACGATCGCAGTGGCGGGAATGGTGATTGTCGGCTTAGCGCTGGCGTTTATCAGCCTGTTTATCGCAGCGCTACCGCAGGTTTTGGCGGCGATGGGACGTCTTTTCCCTGAACAAGACGACGCCCATGCCCGGCGAGGCCATCATGAGCGACTGGAGCCGCATGATGAGGCCCTGTACGCCGCCATCGGCTACGCCTTGCATATGAAACACCAAGAACAGTTGGCTTCGAAAGAACGTTAA
- a CDS encoding MATE family efflux transporter, translating to MTTVSKPPSVLSRICTNARRFFPQTLARLLRRGQPTPHHHPEDHSGDSVGVIVRELLAVALPLMVSAGTFSLVLFIDRTLLLWYDGASMSASMAGGNFFWVSICLPVGIASMTGAIISQYVGSGEEHRIGRFLWQSIWLALLSAPFFALVAYFAPDLFRLSEQPDSLVPAEATYLRLLLIGAVGAVLENALSGFFSGTERTRVIMWVSLMSGLVNLVFDWILIFGAGPFPELGIAGAAIASSIAFWFKAVCFAFLILYYDSAGEYQVRRSFGFDWPLIKKLLFFGFPSGLMFLTEASGFTAIVLQIGKLGDVPLRATTMAINFNMVAFIPLVGVSIAASVLVGRHLLETGPARAIKSVFAALAIGWIYSALWCVGYLALPDTMMNLYELNTPSEDSALAIEIARGLLKFVAIYVVVDATQLILAGALRGAGDTWFVLGTGLATSVFAFGFGVMFEPAENQLNWWWWMITLWVWMLALFMAARFTQGKWKTMRMV from the coding sequence GTGACCACCGTTTCCAAGCCTCCATCGGTTCTCAGCCGAATTTGCACCAACGCGCGACGTTTCTTTCCCCAAACGCTCGCGCGCCTCTTGCGACGCGGCCAGCCTACGCCTCATCACCATCCCGAGGACCACAGCGGCGATTCCGTTGGCGTGATCGTCCGCGAACTGCTCGCGGTTGCGCTGCCCTTGATGGTCAGTGCGGGCACCTTCTCGCTCGTCCTGTTCATCGACCGCACGCTATTGTTGTGGTACGACGGCGCGTCGATGAGCGCCTCGATGGCAGGCGGGAATTTTTTCTGGGTCTCGATCTGTTTGCCGGTCGGGATCGCCTCGATGACGGGCGCCATCATCAGCCAATATGTCGGCTCGGGCGAAGAACATCGGATCGGCCGGTTCCTTTGGCAATCGATCTGGCTCGCTTTGTTGTCGGCCCCGTTCTTTGCCCTGGTGGCCTACTTCGCGCCCGACTTGTTTCGGCTCAGCGAGCAACCTGATAGCCTCGTCCCTGCCGAAGCGACCTACTTGCGTCTGTTGTTAATCGGCGCAGTTGGGGCGGTTTTGGAAAACGCCCTGAGCGGTTTTTTTAGCGGAACCGAACGGACACGAGTCATCATGTGGGTCAGCTTGATGTCAGGCTTGGTCAACTTGGTCTTTGATTGGATCTTGATCTTTGGCGCTGGCCCATTTCCCGAACTGGGAATCGCGGGAGCGGCGATTGCCAGTTCCATCGCCTTTTGGTTTAAGGCCGTTTGCTTTGCGTTCTTGATTCTGTACTATGATTCCGCCGGAGAATACCAAGTCCGCCGCAGCTTCGGTTTCGATTGGCCACTGATCAAAAAGCTGCTGTTTTTTGGATTTCCAAGCGGTTTGATGTTCCTGACCGAAGCCAGCGGCTTCACGGCGATTGTCTTACAGATTGGAAAACTGGGTGACGTGCCGCTACGGGCAACCACGATGGCGATCAACTTTAACATGGTCGCGTTCATTCCCTTGGTCGGCGTGTCGATCGCCGCATCCGTTTTGGTCGGTCGCCATTTGCTCGAAACGGGACCCGCCAGGGCGATCAAGAGCGTTTTTGCAGCTCTCGCGATCGGCTGGATCTATTCAGCCCTTTGGTGCGTCGGCTATTTGGCATTACCCGACACGATGATGAATCTCTACGAACTCAACACACCCAGCGAGGATTCCGCCTTAGCGATCGAGATTGCTCGAGGACTGCTCAAGTTCGTCGCGATCTATGTGGTCGTCGATGCAACGCAGTTGATTTTGGCCGGCGCGCTGCGTGGCGCCGGTGACACGTGGTTCGTGCTGGGCACCGGACTAGCAACGTCCGTTTTTGCCTTTGGATTCGGCGTGATGTTTGAACCCGCCGAGAACCAATTGAATTGGTGGTGGTGGATGATCACGCTCTGGGTATGGATGTTGGCCCTGTTCATGGCCGCCCGTTTCACCCAAGGCAAATGGAAAACGATGCGCATGGTGTAG